The DNA sequence CTGGCCCTTGCCGCGGCGCGATATCACGCTAACATCAACCATTCAGGATAATTGTTGAACAGCGCTCAAGTAGAAGGGATGAACGACCGACACAGTACAGGAAGGAGAAACCTGCATTTCGCGCAGGCGGCGGGCGAGCCTTCCTATGCTTGATTGTCCCTTTGACTGACAACACGGGATTGCCAATACTGCTGGCAACTTGACGCTACGAGCATGGATTAAGGAATACCCCTTTGAAGCTGGAACTCAAAAACAGCTTGTCGGTTAAGTTGCTCAGGGTCGTGCTGCTTTCGGCACTGGTGGTCGGCGTGGTGCTCAGTTGTGCACAAATCGTGTTTGATGCGTATAAAACCCGTCAGGCCGTTGCCAATGATGCCGAACGCATCCTCGACATGTTTCGCGACCCTTCGACCCAGGCGGTCTACAGCCTGGACCGGGAAATGGGCATGCAGGTCATCGAAGGCCTGTTCCAGGACGAGGCCGTCCGCATGGCCTCCATTGGCCACCCCAATGAAACCATGCTCGCGGAAAAATCCCGCGCCCCCCTGCAGTTGTCGACCCGTTGGCTGACCGACCTGATTCTGGGTGAAGAACGCACCTATACCACTCAATTGGTCGGACGCGGCCCGTACAGCGAATACTACGGCGACCTGAGCATCACCCTCGACACCGCCACCTATGGCCAGGACTTTATCGTCAGCTCGGTGATCATTTTCATTTCCGGGGTGCTGCGGGCCCTGGCCATGGCCCTGGTGCTCTACCTGGTCTATCACTGGCTACTGACCAAGCCCTTGTCGAAAATCATCGAACATCTCACTCAAATCAACCCGGACCGCCCCAGCCAGCACCAGTTACCCTTGCTCAAGGGGCATGAAAAGAACGAACTGGGCATCTGGATCAATACCGCCAATCAGTTGCTGGCCTCCATCGAACGCAATACGCACTTGCGCCATGAGGCTGAAAACAGCCTGCTACGCATGGCCCAGTACGATTTCCTCACCGGGTTGCCAAACCGCCAGCAACTGCAGCAACAACTGGACAAGATCCTGATCGATGCCGGCCGCCTGCAGCGACGCGTGGCCGTGCTCTGCGTGGGCCTGGATGACTTCAAGGGTATCAACGAGCAATTCAGCTACCAGACCGGCGATCAACTGCTGCTGGCCCTGGCCGATCGGCTGCGCGCCCACAGCGGGCGCCTTGGGGCATTGGCAAGATTGGGCGGCGACCAGTTCGCGCTGGTCCAGGCCGACATCGAGCAGCCCTACGAAGCCGCAGAACTTGCCCAAAGCATCCTCGATGACCTGGAAGCGCCCTTCGCACTCGATCATCAGGAAATCCGCCTGCGGGCCACCATCGGCATCACCCTGTTCCCGGAAGATGGCGACAGCACCGAGAAGCTGCTGCAAAAAGCCGAACAGACCATGACCCTGGCCAAGACCCGTTCGCGCAACCGCTATCAGTTCTATATCGCCAGCGTCGACAGTGAAATGCGCCGCCGCCGCGAGCTGGAAAAGGACCTGCGAGAGGCCTTGAATCGCAACCAGCTATACCTGGTCTATCAGCCACAGATCAGTTATCGCGATCATCGCGTGGTCGGTGTCGAAGCCTTGATTCGCTGGCAACATCCCGAGCTCGGCATGGTCCCGCCGGACCAGTTCATTCCACTGGCCGAGCAGAATGGCAGCATCATCGCCATCGGCGAATGGGTGCTCGACCAGGCCTGCCGGCAACTGCGCGAATGGCATGACCAGGGGTTCAGCGAACTGCGCATGGCGGTCAACCTGTCCACGGTGCAATTGCACCACAGCGAACTGCCACGGGTGGTCAACAATCTGTTGCAGGTCTATCGCCTGCCGCCACGCAGCCTGGAACTTGAGGTCACCGAGACCGGCCTGATGGAAGACATCAGCACCGCTGCCCAGCATCTGCTTAGCCTGCGGCGTTCCGGTGCGCTGATTGCCATCGATGACTTCGGCACCGGCTATTCCTCCTTGAGCTACCTCAAGTCGCTGCCACTGGACAAAATCAAGATCGACAAGAGC is a window from the Pseudomonas sp. LS1212 genome containing:
- a CDS encoding bifunctional diguanylate cyclase/phosphodiesterase translates to MKLELKNSLSVKLLRVVLLSALVVGVVLSCAQIVFDAYKTRQAVANDAERILDMFRDPSTQAVYSLDREMGMQVIEGLFQDEAVRMASIGHPNETMLAEKSRAPLQLSTRWLTDLILGEERTYTTQLVGRGPYSEYYGDLSITLDTATYGQDFIVSSVIIFISGVLRALAMALVLYLVYHWLLTKPLSKIIEHLTQINPDRPSQHQLPLLKGHEKNELGIWINTANQLLASIERNTHLRHEAENSLLRMAQYDFLTGLPNRQQLQQQLDKILIDAGRLQRRVAVLCVGLDDFKGINEQFSYQTGDQLLLALADRLRAHSGRLGALARLGGDQFALVQADIEQPYEAAELAQSILDDLEAPFALDHQEIRLRATIGITLFPEDGDSTEKLLQKAEQTMTLAKTRSRNRYQFYIASVDSEMRRRRELEKDLREALNRNQLYLVYQPQISYRDHRVVGVEALIRWQHPELGMVPPDQFIPLAEQNGSIIAIGEWVLDQACRQLREWHDQGFSELRMAVNLSTVQLHHSELPRVVNNLLQVYRLPPRSLELEVTETGLMEDISTAAQHLLSLRRSGALIAIDDFGTGYSSLSYLKSLPLDKIKIDKSFVQDLIDDDDDATIVRAIIQLGKSLGMQVIAEGVETLEQEAYIISEGCHEGQGYLYSKPLQTRELSAFLRQAERSRASLI